The nucleotide window CACGGCGATTATTGAGCAACTCATTGCTTTTTTCCTGCTCGTCCTGCATTTCATTTTGGTTCTTGTTTTGTTGCTCTTCATCCTTATTCATTGGGCTTACATTTTTAAGTCCACGACGATGGAACGCCGGTTGATCCATCTGCTTAAGGTTCTTTTCACCTTTATAAAATGGTTCATTGGTAGCAGAGTAACGGCTGTGTCCCGTAACGTCACTGGCCTTGGGCATATCTAAATCATCAGATTTTGCCTCTTTCTTCTGTTGGTTCTTTTGCGAATTTGGAGCAACCCGTGCTTCCTTACTGCTTTCAGCCAGATCGAACCCCGTGGCAATAACAGTAACGCGGAGTTCACCATCGAAGCTCTCATCAAGTACAGTACCCAGAATGATCTCGGCATTTTCGCCGGCCTCTTGCTGGATGATACTCGTGGCTGTATTGGTTTCTTTCATTCCGAGATCGGCACCCGATGAAATATTGACCAGCACATTGCGCGCCCCATTAATGCTAACCCCATCTAACAGGGGAGAATTAATAGCTTCGCGCGCTGCAATTTCAGCTCGGTCTTCTCCTGTAGCATTGGCTGCACCCATGATAGCAGCTCCACCATCGAGCATGGTTGTGCGTACATCAGCAAAGTCAAGGTTGATAAGACCAGGCATCAGGATGAGATCCGAGATACCACGTGTCGCATTATAGAGCACTTGGTTGGCCTGTTCAAAAGCCTCCAAGAGCGTCGTATCTTCATCCGCAATATCCATCAGGCGTTCATTGGGGATGACAATTACGGTGTCACTGTTTTTCTTGAGTTCCGTAATGCCTTCAAGGGCATACTTCATTCGCTTGGGCCCTTCACAATCGAAAGGCGTAGTCACAATTCCAACCGTCAAAATGCCTTTGCGTTTGGCAATACCTGATACAACGGGAGCGCCCCCTGTTCCGGTACCACCGCCCATTCCAGCCGTAACGAAGACCATATCCGCGCCTTCGATCGCTTCTTCAATTTCGTGTCGATTTTCTTCCACGGCTTCTCTGCCAATCTCAGGACGTGCTCCGGCGCCAAGTCCATTCGTGAGGTTTGCTCCCACTTGGATGGTCAGATCTGCCATGCTGTTTTTTAGTGCCTGTGCATCGGTGTTAAGAGCGATGTACTCCACACTGGTCAGGCCTTTCTCGATCATGTTGTTAACGGCATTGCCTCCGCCGCCTCCAACACCTATCACTTTTATTTTCGCATTGTCTTGACCGTCGATGTCAAAACTAAAACGAGAGTTTAGGTTAGACATAATATTTACTCCTTTTTTTGATTGCTGTGTACTATTTATTGCTATTTGATTGCTATATGTTTTTCTCTTTGTGACAGCAGATATGGCTGCCGGCATATTTTTTAAAGTTCTTTGAACCAGCTCTTCATCCGTTCGGCAATACGATTCATTACCTTTTCCACGCTTGATCCCTTGGTGGATGACGGGACGATAGCCTGATTTGTAGGTCCGGAACCAGTTTTAATAGCATGCATAACCAGTCCGACACCTGTTGCATAAATTGGATTATTAACTTCTTCAATAAGTCCGCCGCTCAGGCCAATTGGCTTGCCGATCTTGGCGTCCATGCCCAAAATTTCGTTGGCCAGTGGACATACATTCTTAATCAGCGAACCACCGCCGCTAAGTACTACACCAGCACTGAGCGAATCGGCATAGCCACTGCGTTTTACTTCGATGGCTACGATCTCCAGGATCTCTTCCATGCGCGCCTGGATGATTTTTGCCAGAATACTTTTGGTAATTTCTTTGGGTGGACGTCCTGCAATGCCAGGTACAGTAATGGCCTCGTCTTCTTCAATCATATCCACATAAGCTTCTCCGTGTTCACGCTTAAGTTTTTCGGCTTGGTCATCCAACACGCTTAATCCTACACGGATATCATCAGTAACCTTTTTACCGGCAATGGCGATA belongs to Fodinibius sp. Rm-B-1B1-1 and includes:
- the ftsZ gene encoding cell division protein FtsZ, coding for MSNLNSRFSFDIDGQDNAKIKVIGVGGGGGNAVNNMIEKGLTSVEYIALNTDAQALKNSMADLTIQVGANLTNGLGAGARPEIGREAVEENRHEIEEAIEGADMVFVTAGMGGGTGTGGAPVVSGIAKRKGILTVGIVTTPFDCEGPKRMKYALEGITELKKNSDTVIVIPNERLMDIADEDTTLLEAFEQANQVLYNATRGISDLILMPGLINLDFADVRTTMLDGGAAIMGAANATGEDRAEIAAREAINSPLLDGVSINGARNVLVNISSGADLGMKETNTATSIIQQEAGENAEIILGTVLDESFDGELRVTVIATGFDLAESSKEARVAPNSQKNQQKKEAKSDDLDMPKASDVTGHSRYSATNEPFYKGEKNLKQMDQPAFHRRGLKNVSPMNKDEEQQNKNQNEMQDEQEKSNELLNNRRERIDKTDSDQPAFLRKIMD